CTGTCCTTTCCGTATTCGAGGGCGCCTTTTAAAAATGTCTCAAGGTCATAGGATGTGTCCAAAGTCAAGGGCAGAAGTGAAATCTTTGCATAATTTTCGAGTGTTTCAATTCTTTTCAGGAATTCTGTATAGGGATGTATATTGGGGTTATAG
The window above is part of the Pseudomonadota bacterium genome. Proteins encoded here:
- a CDS encoding epoxyqueuosine reductase QueH; translated protein: MAKNTEKQQDMKGMKVLLHICCAPCSIYTLRELRKEGAEVTGYFYNPNIHPYTEFLKRIETLENYAKISLLPLTLDTSYDLETFLKGALEYGKD